A part of Hymenobacter swuensis DY53 genomic DNA contains:
- a CDS encoding zinc-binding alcohol dehydrogenase family protein, giving the protein MKAAVLYHPGAADQFRLEERPVPVPAAGQVLLRVRAFGLNRSELMTRKGLSPGVQFPRILGIECVGEVVQDPSGQYQPGQRVAALMGGLGRDYDGSYAEYTVVPKAILYPFRSQLPWAQLGAIPELFQTVYGSLHLALKIQAGQTLLIRGGTSSIGLLAAQLARIDGLTVLATTRNAAKSDLLMANGATHVLVDDGQLREQVRALFPQGVDRALELVGATALRDTLNCLKPGGLGCMTGMLSESWSIPDFAPMEFIPATVGLTIYDSGQVTAPASALQAFINSVETGQVKLGIGRTFPLDDIVAAHQLMDSNAAGGKIVVTT; this is encoded by the coding sequence ATGAAAGCTGCCGTTTTATACCACCCCGGCGCCGCCGACCAGTTTCGGCTGGAAGAGCGGCCAGTGCCGGTGCCCGCCGCCGGGCAGGTGCTGCTGCGGGTGCGGGCCTTTGGACTGAACCGCTCGGAGTTGATGACCCGCAAGGGCCTGTCGCCGGGCGTGCAGTTTCCGCGCATCTTGGGCATTGAGTGTGTGGGCGAAGTGGTGCAGGACCCTTCGGGCCAGTACCAGCCCGGCCAGCGGGTGGCGGCCCTGATGGGCGGCCTGGGCCGCGACTATGACGGCAGCTACGCCGAGTACACCGTGGTGCCCAAGGCCATTCTCTACCCCTTCCGCAGCCAGCTGCCCTGGGCGCAGCTTGGGGCCATTCCCGAGCTGTTCCAGACGGTGTACGGCTCCTTGCACCTGGCCCTGAAAATCCAGGCTGGCCAGACGCTGCTGATTCGCGGCGGCACCTCGTCCATTGGGCTGCTGGCCGCGCAGCTCGCCCGTATAGACGGCCTCACGGTGCTGGCCACCACCCGTAATGCCGCGAAGTCCGATCTACTCATGGCCAATGGTGCCACCCACGTGCTGGTTGATGACGGCCAGCTACGCGAACAGGTGCGGGCCTTGTTTCCGCAGGGCGTAGACCGGGCGCTGGAGTTGGTGGGCGCCACCGCGCTGCGCGACACGCTCAACTGCCTGAAGCCCGGTGGGCTAGGCTGCATGACAGGCATGCTTTCCGAAAGCTGGTCCATTCCCGATTTTGCCCCCATGGAATTCATCCCCGCCACCGTGGGCCTGACCATCTACGACAGCGGCCAGGTAACGGCCCCGGCCTCCGCCCTACAAGCCTTTATCAACTCGGTTGAAACCGGCCAAGTCAAGCTGGGTATCGGCCGCACCTTCCCGCTCGACGACATCGTGGCCGCGCACCAGCTAATGGACAGCAATGCGGCCGGCGGCAAAATCGTCGTCACCACCTGA
- a CDS encoding SDR family NAD(P)-dependent oxidoreductase — protein MNTPEKTALVTGANSGIGLALTQKLLAEGYRVIGTSRSGQIADFSHPNLTVVTLDVTNDASIEQAVAAIGHLAPSIDVLVNNAGVGSDLGTLAPERQLLRDTFATNVDGTILFTEPMLPLVRDGGQIVFLSSKMGLPAFAGPDSPAYRVSKAAINMYAAILAERVAERNIAVTPMHPGWVQTRMGGSGAPFTVEESAAGLFRGIKARPESGKFWNVETDSLVA, from the coding sequence ATGAACACCCCCGAAAAAACAGCCCTGGTAACCGGCGCGAACAGCGGCATTGGCTTGGCCCTCACTCAAAAGCTGCTGGCCGAAGGCTACCGCGTTATTGGCACGTCCCGCTCGGGCCAGATTGCCGATTTCAGCCACCCCAACCTCACCGTTGTTACCCTCGACGTTACCAACGACGCCAGCATTGAGCAGGCGGTGGCTGCCATTGGTCATCTGGCCCCTAGTATTGACGTGCTGGTGAACAATGCCGGCGTGGGCTCCGACCTGGGCACCCTCGCGCCCGAGCGCCAACTCCTGCGCGACACCTTCGCCACTAACGTGGACGGCACCATCCTCTTTACCGAGCCCATGCTGCCGCTGGTGCGCGATGGCGGCCAGATTGTCTTCCTCTCCTCCAAGATGGGCCTGCCCGCTTTCGCCGGGCCCGATAGCCCGGCATACCGCGTTTCCAAAGCCGCCATTAACATGTACGCCGCCATCCTGGCCGAGCGCGTGGCCGAGCGCAACATTGCAGTGACGCCCATGCACCCCGGCTGGGTGCAGACGCGCATGGGCGGCAGCGGTGCTCCTTTCACGGTGGAAGAGTCGGCCGCCGGCCTTTTCCGCGGCATCAAGGCCCGCCCCGAAAGCGGCAAGTTCTGGAACGTGGAAACCGACAGCCTAGTGGCGTAG
- a CDS encoding alpha/beta fold hydrolase: MTRYSLFFLLLLLATTTFGQPRPAKPLRAFLQAAPSPKGAVQYGNNPRAGHYAQAGDARIYYEVYGRGRPLVLLHGGLLGSTYEMRQFIDSLSRTYQVIAVSTRGHGKSELGTAPLTYEQRANDVLAVLRAVTPDSAIVLGFSDGGFTGYKLASLYPARVRKLITIGASEVTAGQRQFDFSPRQALALDSAYVRQQLTLMPQPQRLGEMFAQVVSMYNHLTVDRALLQTIRCPVLVMAGDRDEGNPVERLLRTTQDLHRSQLAIIPNASHGAFLSNFPAVWAGIQPFLKP; this comes from the coding sequence ATGACCCGGTACTCACTCTTCTTCCTGCTCCTGCTCCTGGCTACCACCACCTTCGGCCAGCCGCGACCGGCCAAGCCCCTGCGGGCCTTCCTGCAGGCTGCGCCCTCGCCGAAGGGGGCCGTGCAGTACGGCAACAACCCCCGGGCCGGGCACTACGCCCAGGCCGGCGACGCCCGGATCTACTACGAGGTGTATGGCCGGGGCCGGCCGTTGGTGCTGCTGCACGGGGGTCTGCTCGGCTCAACCTACGAGATGCGCCAGTTCATTGACAGCCTGTCACGAACCTACCAGGTAATTGCGGTTTCCACGCGCGGCCACGGCAAATCGGAGCTGGGCACGGCGCCGCTCACCTACGAGCAGCGGGCCAACGACGTGCTGGCCGTGCTGCGGGCCGTCACCCCCGACAGCGCCATCGTGCTGGGCTTCAGCGACGGAGGCTTTACGGGCTACAAGCTGGCCAGCCTCTACCCCGCGCGGGTGCGCAAGCTCATCACCATCGGAGCCAGCGAAGTGACGGCCGGCCAGCGGCAGTTCGATTTCAGCCCCCGGCAGGCATTAGCCCTGGATAGCGCCTACGTGCGCCAGCAGTTGACGCTGATGCCCCAGCCCCAGCGCCTGGGGGAGATGTTTGCCCAAGTGGTGAGCATGTACAACCACCTGACCGTGGACCGCGCCCTGCTGCAAACCATCCGGTGCCCGGTGCTGGTCATGGCCGGCGACCGGGACGAGGGCAACCCCGTGGAGCGGCTACTCCGCACAACCCAGGACCTGCACCGCAGCCAGCTGGCTATCATTCCCAACGCCTCGCACGGGGCGTTTCTCAGCAACTTCCCGGCCGTGTGGGCGGGTATCCAGCCTTTCCTTAAACCGTAA
- a CDS encoding Crp/Fnr family transcriptional regulator, producing the protein MSQPSLPLEALSQYFRSNYFPLTNKEEQELAQRFTARPVKRREFLLQQGEVCRSASFVVAGCFRLYAVAPGGKEHNLQFAVEQEWITDLASFYAEQPSRVYIEALEPATVLQIRQDDLLNLFTRYHTFDRNFRILVERAYIVLQDRLLQSISAPAEERYENFLTQHPHWARRLPNTQIAAYLGMTPEFLSKIRKDRVPKARRA; encoded by the coding sequence ATGTCCCAACCCTCCCTCCCACTGGAAGCGCTCAGCCAGTATTTCCGAAGCAACTATTTCCCACTTACCAATAAGGAAGAGCAAGAGCTGGCGCAGCGCTTTACGGCGCGGCCGGTGAAGCGCCGGGAGTTTCTGTTGCAGCAAGGGGAGGTGTGCCGGTCTGCCAGCTTCGTGGTGGCCGGCTGCTTTCGGCTGTATGCCGTAGCCCCGGGCGGCAAGGAGCACAACCTGCAGTTTGCCGTGGAGCAGGAGTGGATAACGGACCTGGCCAGCTTCTACGCCGAGCAGCCCAGCCGCGTGTACATCGAAGCGCTGGAGCCGGCCACGGTGCTGCAAATCCGGCAAGATGATTTGCTGAATTTGTTCACCCGCTACCATACGTTCGACCGCAACTTCCGCATCCTCGTCGAGCGGGCCTACATTGTCCTGCAGGACCGACTGCTGCAAAGCATCAGTGCCCCGGCCGAGGAGCGGTACGAGAACTTCCTGACGCAGCACCCGCATTGGGCCCGCCGCCTGCCCAACACCCAGATTGCCGCCTACCTGGGCATGACGCCGGAATTCCTGAGCAAAATCCGCAAAGACCGGGTCCCGAAAGCCCGCCGGGCTTAA
- a CDS encoding Crp/Fnr family transcriptional regulator, translating into MELPVAYQLLRTHLQARVRLSDDDFAVFQQYLQPLTLRKRQHLLQAGEPCTHLAFVTQGCLRCYSLNAQGQEHTLQFAPEDWWVSDMYSLLTQQPSALHIDALEDAQVLLLAQADMETVYARFPVFERYFRLLMQSRFVALQERVNAALSQSAGEKYQHFLRKYPGIAQRVPQHFIASYLGITPESLSRVRRQL; encoded by the coding sequence ATGGAGTTACCTGTGGCGTACCAGTTGCTGCGCACCCACCTACAGGCGCGGGTGCGCCTTTCTGACGACGACTTTGCCGTCTTCCAGCAGTATCTGCAGCCCCTGACGTTGCGCAAACGGCAGCACCTGTTGCAGGCCGGGGAGCCCTGCACGCACCTGGCCTTCGTAACCCAGGGCTGCCTGCGCTGCTACTCGCTTAATGCCCAGGGCCAGGAGCACACGTTGCAGTTTGCCCCGGAAGACTGGTGGGTGTCGGATATGTACAGCCTGCTGACCCAGCAGCCCAGCGCCCTGCACATCGACGCGCTGGAAGACGCGCAGGTGCTGCTGCTGGCGCAGGCAGATATGGAAACTGTTTACGCGCGCTTTCCGGTATTTGAGCGGTATTTCCGGCTGCTGATGCAAAGTCGCTTCGTGGCCCTGCAGGAGCGGGTCAACGCCGCGCTGAGCCAGTCGGCGGGAGAGAAGTACCAGCACTTTCTGCGCAAATACCCCGGCATTGCCCAACGCGTGCCCCAGCACTTCATTGCTTCCTACCTGGGCATCACGCCCGAGTCGCTGAGCCGCGTGCGGCGGCAGCTATAG
- a CDS encoding alpha/beta hydrolase: MTTVTTTQPPLLTDLSLAYRPLNPTQATGGQRLLLLLHGVGGNELNLLPVGEQLAGTHTLVLSVRAPLVFGPLGFGFYEVDFSSGKPVFNHAQQLAGQQLLLDFIREASARYGSAAGQVYLLGFSQGAIMAYDVALTHPALVRGVLAFSGRMLAESRQHHAPAAAVQQVRFFLSHGRHDDKLPAFYADEAVTFLQSLGIHPHYEAFEGGHEVSAVGLAAARQWLRQQS, from the coding sequence ATGACAACTGTCACCACGACGCAGCCCCCGCTGCTCACCGACTTATCTCTGGCTTACCGCCCACTCAACCCGACCCAGGCCACGGGGGGCCAACGACTCCTGCTACTGCTGCACGGCGTGGGCGGCAACGAGCTCAACCTGCTGCCCGTGGGCGAGCAGCTGGCGGGTACGCACACGCTGGTGCTTTCCGTACGGGCCCCGCTGGTGTTCGGACCGCTGGGCTTCGGCTTCTACGAGGTTGATTTTTCCTCAGGCAAGCCCGTGTTCAACCACGCCCAGCAGCTGGCCGGGCAGCAGTTGCTGCTCGACTTCATCCGGGAAGCCTCGGCCCGGTACGGTAGTGCGGCGGGGCAGGTGTACCTGCTGGGTTTCAGCCAGGGCGCCATCATGGCCTACGACGTGGCCCTGACCCACCCGGCGCTGGTGCGCGGCGTGCTGGCCTTCAGCGGGCGGATGCTGGCCGAATCGCGCCAGCACCACGCCCCGGCGGCGGCGGTGCAGCAGGTACGCTTCTTCCTCAGCCACGGCCGCCACGACGACAAGCTGCCGGCCTTTTATGCCGATGAGGCCGTGACGTTCCTGCAGTCACTGGGCATCCATCCGCACTACGAAGCCTTCGAGGGCGGGCACGAAGTCTCGGCCGTTGGCCTGGCCGCCGCCCGCCAGTGGCTGCGTCAGCAGTCCTGA
- a CDS encoding GrpB family protein: MSKELRSLTKEEWNTFFPVELVAHDAGWKDLFEQEKQRLLAAIGPETLLAIEHFGSSAIAAIKSKPYIDVLVAIPSEHLFSAGLIQQFEALGYTYFKVPQRESIDAYMSFGKGYRVGGVSEQIYHLHVCPASNTMWKQLAFRDYLNAHPARARQYEQFKLALAAQFKHDRGAYVLGKAGFIADTLALAQAPVVPELFPVSASTLDAHALSRFVAGRYGLSPKSTCRLLKTGINHTYLLADDERRYVLRVYSHNWRTRAEVEAELALLRHLQEQGLRVSYPLADSVGTFLHEVAAPEGPRYLVLFSFAEGGKVRFLTPAACTALGAMLAQLHQLTRGQPLARPTYTPELLLTQAYASARTFFSDELPEMQYLLDTSQQIARAFAQAGPAALPTGAVHLDFWYDNMAITDQDEMTVFDFDFCGNGPAVLDVAYFCLQLFNIEADKQQYEDKAAHFLAGYERVRTLSVEERQLVPAAGAAVWLFYLGVQVQRFDWTNFFLSANYLKAYVGMMRAWLAYHGWPVPTEAAPVSRGPNE; this comes from the coding sequence ATGTCGAAAGAACTACGGTCCCTGACCAAGGAAGAATGGAACACCTTCTTCCCCGTTGAACTGGTGGCGCACGATGCGGGGTGGAAAGACTTGTTTGAGCAGGAAAAGCAGCGCTTGCTGGCCGCCATCGGCCCCGAGACCCTGCTGGCCATTGAACACTTCGGCAGCTCGGCCATTGCGGCGATTAAGTCTAAGCCCTACATTGACGTGCTGGTGGCCATTCCATCGGAGCACCTGTTCAGTGCCGGCCTCATCCAGCAGTTCGAGGCCTTAGGCTATACCTATTTTAAGGTGCCGCAGCGCGAGAGCATTGACGCCTACATGTCGTTCGGCAAGGGCTACCGGGTAGGGGGCGTGAGCGAGCAGATTTATCACCTGCACGTCTGCCCGGCCAGCAACACGATGTGGAAGCAACTCGCGTTCCGTGACTACCTGAACGCGCACCCGGCCCGCGCCCGGCAGTACGAGCAGTTCAAGCTGGCACTGGCGGCACAATTTAAGCACGACCGCGGGGCCTATGTGTTGGGCAAGGCGGGCTTTATCGCCGATACCCTAGCTCTGGCCCAAGCGCCGGTGGTGCCGGAGCTCTTTCCCGTGTCGGCCTCGACGCTTGACGCCCACGCCCTGAGCCGCTTCGTGGCCGGGCGCTACGGCCTCAGCCCGAAAAGCACCTGTCGCCTGCTCAAGACGGGCATTAACCATACGTATTTGCTCGCCGATGACGAGCGCCGGTACGTGCTGCGGGTGTACAGCCACAACTGGCGCACCCGCGCCGAGGTGGAGGCCGAGCTGGCCCTGCTGCGGCACCTGCAGGAACAGGGGCTGCGCGTTTCCTACCCGCTAGCCGACAGTGTCGGAACATTCCTCCACGAAGTGGCTGCCCCGGAAGGCCCCCGCTACCTGGTGCTCTTCTCCTTTGCTGAGGGCGGCAAGGTGCGCTTCCTGACCCCGGCGGCCTGCACAGCACTTGGCGCTATGCTGGCCCAGCTGCACCAGCTCACCCGTGGACAGCCTCTTGCTCGCCCCACCTACACGCCCGAGCTGCTGCTCACGCAGGCCTACGCCTCGGCGCGCACCTTTTTTTCTGATGAACTGCCCGAGATGCAGTACCTGCTAGACACCAGCCAACAGATAGCGCGCGCGTTTGCGCAGGCGGGCCCTGCCGCACTGCCGACCGGCGCGGTGCACCTCGACTTCTGGTACGACAACATGGCCATCACCGACCAAGACGAGATGACGGTGTTTGACTTTGACTTTTGCGGCAACGGCCCGGCCGTGCTGGACGTGGCCTACTTCTGCCTACAGCTGTTCAATATCGAGGCGGACAAGCAGCAGTACGAGGACAAGGCGGCCCACTTTCTGGCCGGTTACGAGCGCGTGCGCACACTCTCGGTCGAAGAGCGGCAGCTTGTGCCGGCGGCTGGAGCGGCCGTGTGGCTCTTCTATCTGGGGGTGCAAGTGCAGCGCTTCGACTGGACGAACTTCTTCCTGAGCGCGAACTACCTGAAGGCGTACGTGGGCATGATGCGGGCCTGGCTGGCCTACCACGGGTGGCCGGTGCCGACAGAAGCTGCGCCTGTCAGCCGCGGCCCGAACGAGTAA
- the imm9 gene encoding Imm9 family immunity protein, with amino-acid sequence MTSRVLASSDVINFPDHDFSDNAIMALLKAEADIILQDFAIDSLAGWEVLYRAVYGNRPTIGVCTRMPSYKLEKQKLITIHIPIPTRDIVSWGVDPKQHITLGVHPSEHKYIKPLAVEFTDFTNCTDYITGSMRRAIAFCFENGFRVNSILIKAKQPANSR; translated from the coding sequence ATGACATCAAGAGTTTTAGCTTCGTCTGATGTGATCAATTTCCCTGATCATGACTTCAGTGATAATGCTATAATGGCTTTGCTTAAAGCGGAAGCAGATATCATACTTCAAGACTTCGCGATAGACTCGCTGGCCGGTTGGGAAGTCCTTTATCGTGCTGTCTATGGCAACAGGCCCACTATTGGTGTCTGCACACGCATGCCTTCTTATAAACTGGAAAAGCAAAAGCTCATCACTATTCATATTCCTATTCCCACCCGCGATATTGTTTCCTGGGGTGTTGACCCGAAGCAGCATATCACGCTTGGCGTACATCCCAGTGAGCATAAATACATCAAACCGCTAGCAGTCGAATTCACGGATTTCACCAATTGCACTGACTATATAACAGGCTCTATGCGTCGTGCGATAGCGTTTTGCTTTGAGAACGGATTTAGAGTCAATAGCATCCTTATAAAAGCGAAACAACCAGCAAATTCGCGTTAG
- a CDS encoding YegP family protein produces the protein MAANSEIIGRSEKYPTAPARDHGLPVIMREAPEAQVQDLCYPPCLPQKARTSSQAIRAFCAAWQLVTVPVR, from the coding sequence GTGGCTGCTAACAGCGAAATCATCGGCCGCAGCGAGAAGTACCCCACCGCCCCGGCCCGCGACCACGGCCTGCCAGTCATCATGCGCGAAGCCCCCGAGGCGCAGGTACAGGATCTGTGCTACCCACCCTGCTTGCCACAAAAAGCCCGCACTTCCAGTCAGGCAATACGGGCTTTTTGTGCTGCATGGCAGTTGGTTACTGTACCTGTACGCTGA
- a CDS encoding immunity 8 family protein, translated as MKAEIRGYSVTENEDLSTYEPEAQQVFGFTLLFEIGIQGQEGSDFFEVEVASPAFLERLASHPLFLRHTILATDYNIPAAVALVRKYVEKLEEDSWEKLASKISRVLRWEFEDYKG; from the coding sequence ATGAAAGCAGAAATAAGGGGCTACTCGGTCACCGAGAACGAAGACCTGTCCACCTATGAACCTGAGGCGCAGCAGGTGTTCGGCTTCACGTTGTTGTTCGAGATTGGCATACAAGGCCAAGAAGGGTCCGATTTCTTTGAAGTAGAGGTCGCCTCTCCTGCCTTCTTGGAACGCCTTGCGTCACACCCACTTTTTCTGCGGCACACCATCTTAGCCACCGATTACAACATTCCCGCAGCCGTCGCCCTAGTGCGCAAATATGTGGAGAAGCTGGAAGAGGACTCGTGGGAAAAGTTAGCAAGCAAGATCAGCCGGGTCCTTCGATGGGAATTTGAAGATTACAAAGGCTAG
- a CDS encoding YceI family protein, with the protein MKNLLFPFLLAATVLSAPVYAANGPAAAAPATAAAAPETYKVQPQLSTLGWTGKKVGGQHSGTIGIKEGTVQVKGSQLIGGTFVVDMTSLKNTDLTDADYNAKLVGHLKSDDFFGVEKNPTATFVITSVKALKGDATGNNATITGNLTIKGKTNPLSFPAKVGVKNGVAAASGTASIDRSKYNVKYGSTFFGAAADKAIDDVFTLSFNVIAKASGVATR; encoded by the coding sequence ATGAAAAACCTTTTGTTCCCCTTCCTGCTGGCCGCTACTGTGCTGTCGGCTCCGGTGTACGCTGCCAACGGTCCGGCCGCTGCGGCACCCGCTACGGCCGCCGCCGCGCCTGAAACCTACAAGGTGCAGCCCCAGCTGAGCACGCTCGGCTGGACGGGCAAGAAAGTCGGGGGCCAGCACAGCGGCACCATCGGCATCAAAGAAGGCACCGTGCAAGTGAAAGGCAGCCAGCTGATTGGCGGCACCTTCGTGGTGGACATGACGTCCTTGAAGAATACCGACCTGACCGATGCCGATTACAACGCCAAGCTGGTGGGTCATTTGAAATCAGACGACTTCTTCGGGGTGGAGAAAAACCCCACGGCTACGTTCGTCATCACCAGCGTGAAGGCGCTGAAGGGGGACGCTACCGGCAACAACGCCACCATTACCGGCAACCTGACCATCAAGGGCAAAACCAACCCGCTCAGCTTCCCGGCTAAAGTGGGCGTGAAAAACGGCGTGGCCGCCGCTTCGGGCACGGCCAGCATCGACCGTAGCAAGTACAACGTGAAGTACGGCTCGACTTTCTTCGGGGCCGCCGCCGACAAGGCCATCGACGACGTATTTACGCTCAGTTTCAACGTTATTGCCAAAGCCAGCGGCGTCGCTACCCGCTAA
- a CDS encoding ester cyclase has translation MNKILLPLALLAASLTAAAQAPATKPAAARPATKVGDPVARHLKTFDELDYDVFSNEKWNRLHESHAPNILVHWPDGHTTTGIERHITDLKAMFVYAPDTEIKQHPLKLGQGNLTAVGGVMTGTFTKPMPTGDGKFIQPTGKKFKLPMATIGVWKAGVMVEEYLYWDNQSYLQQLGLAK, from the coding sequence ATGAACAAGATCCTGCTTCCCCTCGCCCTGCTGGCCGCTTCCCTGACCGCCGCGGCGCAGGCTCCCGCCACGAAACCTGCCGCCGCCAGGCCCGCCACGAAAGTCGGCGACCCGGTGGCTCGACACCTGAAAACCTTCGATGAGTTGGATTACGACGTGTTCAGCAACGAGAAGTGGAACCGCCTGCACGAGAGCCACGCCCCGAACATCCTGGTGCACTGGCCCGACGGCCACACCACCACCGGCATCGAGCGCCACATCACGGACCTGAAGGCCATGTTCGTGTACGCCCCCGACACGGAAATCAAGCAGCACCCGCTCAAGCTGGGTCAGGGCAACCTCACGGCCGTGGGCGGCGTGATGACCGGCACCTTTACCAAGCCCATGCCCACCGGCGACGGCAAGTTCATTCAGCCCACGGGCAAGAAGTTCAAGCTGCCCATGGCCACGATTGGGGTGTGGAAAGCCGGCGTGATGGTGGAGGAATACCTCTACTGGGACAACCAGTCCTACCTGCAGCAACTCGGGCTGGCCAAGTAG
- a CDS encoding PPC domain-containing DNA-binding protein, whose translation MRFSFIKFLAAPAVLVAASSLAVQAQEYVSLTTAKPVPLGKAPNLKVKLLSTSGQTKTYVLVFSKGDEIVSGLTEFAQKNNVKSAHYQAIGDALSARVGVFDYGRKAFKVIPFTEPVEVTSLTGDVAVHDGKPVAHSHINVATFDGLIHGGHLFELICGPTIELILTVEPTPLYKKVNPEFDAALINLEATK comes from the coding sequence ATGCGCTTTTCCTTCATCAAATTCCTCGCGGCCCCGGCTGTACTGGTGGCTGCCAGCTCCCTGGCAGTTCAGGCCCAGGAGTATGTTTCGCTGACCACGGCCAAGCCCGTGCCGCTGGGCAAGGCGCCCAACCTGAAAGTGAAGCTGCTAAGCACCAGCGGGCAAACCAAAACCTACGTGCTGGTTTTCTCGAAAGGCGATGAAATCGTGTCGGGCCTGACGGAATTCGCCCAAAAGAATAACGTCAAGAGCGCGCACTACCAGGCCATCGGCGACGCTCTGTCGGCGCGGGTGGGCGTATTTGACTACGGCCGCAAAGCCTTCAAGGTCATCCCGTTTACGGAGCCCGTTGAGGTGACCTCGCTGACGGGTGACGTGGCCGTGCATGATGGTAAGCCGGTGGCCCACAGCCACATTAACGTGGCCACGTTCGATGGTCTCATTCACGGCGGCCACCTGTTCGAGCTGATCTGCGGCCCCACTATCGAGCTGATCCTGACGGTGGAGCCGACGCCGCTCTACAAAAAAGTCAACCCCGAGTTCGACGCCGCCCTCATCAACCTGGAGGCAACAAAATAA
- a CDS encoding VOC family protein gives MPSNAMTAKLLPYSSLPAERIGRHAPARLPATIRLGTVHLTVADLARSLAFYESVLGFRVLARTGAAAGQSATAALGVAGSDEALVQLHEQPGARPVPARGRLGIYHLAVLLPTRADLGGFLRHARGRGLHVGSSDHKYSEATYITDPDGFTVEVYRDRSRAEWQVSEQGEVQSALDTLDVAGVLAAAGDAPWQGLPAGTTIGHLHFYTGSLPDAAAFYHSALGFDIETWSLSGALFVGAGGYHHHLGLNVWAAGSPVATEADARLLRWELWLPDAGSRDAAAARLQAAGYAVDPTPDGPIATDPWGIRVLLRAAAPGQA, from the coding sequence TTGCCTTCTAACGCTATGACGGCCAAGCTGCTTCCGTATTCCTCGCTGCCTGCCGAGCGCATCGGCAGGCACGCCCCGGCCCGCCTGCCGGCAACCATTCGTCTGGGCACGGTACACCTAACGGTGGCCGACTTGGCCCGTTCCCTGGCGTTTTACGAGTCGGTGCTGGGCTTCCGGGTGCTGGCTCGCACCGGGGCTGCCGCCGGCCAGTCCGCCACGGCGGCCCTTGGCGTGGCCGGCAGCGACGAGGCGCTGGTGCAGCTACACGAGCAGCCGGGGGCCCGGCCGGTACCCGCGCGCGGCCGGCTGGGCATCTACCACCTAGCGGTATTGCTGCCCACGCGGGCCGACCTGGGCGGGTTCCTGCGTCACGCCCGGGGCCGGGGGCTGCACGTGGGTTCCTCCGACCATAAGTACAGCGAGGCCACCTATATCACCGACCCCGACGGCTTCACGGTTGAGGTGTACCGCGACCGGTCCCGCGCCGAGTGGCAGGTGAGCGAGCAGGGCGAAGTGCAGTCGGCGCTGGACACGCTGGATGTGGCGGGCGTGCTGGCCGCGGCCGGCGACGCGCCCTGGCAAGGTTTGCCGGCGGGCACCACCATCGGCCACCTGCACTTTTATACTGGAAGCCTGCCCGACGCGGCGGCCTTCTATCACTCGGCCCTGGGCTTTGATATTGAGACCTGGAGCTTGTCGGGGGCGCTGTTCGTGGGGGCCGGCGGCTACCATCACCATTTGGGGCTGAACGTATGGGCCGCCGGCTCGCCCGTCGCCACCGAGGCCGATGCCCGCCTGCTGCGCTGGGAGCTGTGGCTACCCGATGCCGGCTCCCGCGACGCGGCTGCCGCCCGCCTGCAAGCCGCCGGCTATGCCGTGGACCCGACGCCCGACGGACCAATAGCCACCGACCCCTGGGGCATTCGGGTGCTGCTGCGTGCCGCAGCGCCGGGCCAGGCGTAA